The DNA sequence CTGATGGCGTTAAGCGAGCGCTTTGATTTAAGTCTGGCGAACTACGGTTCGGGCAAAGCGCCTTCCAAAGCCGTCTACGACGATCTCTTTTTCCGCATCAAACTGGATAAAGGCTTTATTCAGCATCATATTAACCGCCTGACTTTCAGACCACTAATTAGTACAGTGCTGGACCATATTAAGCCTCATTGTCAGCAGATTATCGTACAAGGTATTGATGATATTAGCGGACTGGAAAAAATCAGCGATTATGCTTTTGACGGTATTCAGAGTGCGCTGTTTTCCCCGGTAACGGAAGAAGCCCTTCCTTCGCTTATCCATCCTCCTAAAGTGCTTACTGGCGAACTGGTGCAATAACCCTGTAGTAAGTCCGTGTTTACTACGTCGCTGACGGTTTACACTTAGACGATTAACTGACGTCAAATCCTGGCGACGTCCGGAAATCATAAGGGGACGTCATGCAATTCAATAATACCTGGCACAACGAGCTGGCCGGCTTTTACACCGCGCTGATGCCGACACCGCTTAAAAATCCACGATTACTTTATCACAGTCCTTCGCTGGCTCAGGAGCTGGGCATCGACGAGAGCCTGTTCAGCACCGCCGCGCCATGGAGTGGTGAATCTTTGTTGCCGGGCATGCAGCCTCTGGCACAGGTTTACAGTGGACATCAGTTTGGCGTATGGGCCGGTCAGCTTGGCGATGGACGAGGTCTGTTACTTGGCGAGCAGCAGCTTCCCGACGGGCGAAAAATGGACTGGCATCTGAAAGGTGCCGGACTGACGCCATACTCACGTATGGGAGATGGCCGCGCGGTTCTGCGCTCGTCGCTACGCGAATTTCTGGCCTCGGAAGCGATGCATCATCTTGGGGTGCCCACCTCCCGTGCACTCACCGTCGTAACCAGCGATGAGCCGGTATACAGGGAGACGACAGAGCGTGGCGCAATGTTGCTGCGCGTGGCTGAAAGCCATCTACGCTTTGGCCATTTTGAACATTTCTTCTATGGCGGCCAGCCCGAGAAAGTGCGCGAGCTGGCTGACTATGCGATTCGTCATCACTGGCCGCAATATCAGGATGAGCAGGATCGCTACCTGCTGTGGTTCAGCGATGTGGTCAAACGCACGGCCCGTCTGATCGCTTACTGGCAAAGTATCGGTTTTGCGCATGGCGTGATGAATACCGATAACATGTCGATTTTGGGCATTACGCTGGACTACGGCCCTTACGGCTTCCTTGATGATTACAAACCTGACTTTATCTGCAACCACTCCGATTATCAGGGGCGTTACAGCTTTGACAATCAGCCGGTAGTGGGATTATGGAATCTCAACCGGCTGGCTCACGCGCTTTCCAGTTTACTGGATGCAACCCAGTTGAAGCAGGCGCTATCTGGCTACGAGACTGAGCTGATGCGCTGTTGGGGAGAGAAAATGCGGGCGAAGCTGGGGCTGTTGACCCCCCATCGCGATGATAATGATATCCTGACGGGTTTACTGTCATTGATGACCAAAGAGAGTAGCGATTATACCCTGACGTTCCGCAAGCTGTGTGATACCGAGCAGCAGCAATCCCGCTCGCCGTTGCGCGATGAATTTATCGATCGTGAAGCCTTCGACAGCTGGTATAACGTTTATCGTCAGCGTTTACTCCAGGAAGCGCGACAGGATGAGCAACGGCAGCAGGAAATGAAGCAGGTAAATCCGGCCATTATCCTGAGAAATTATCTCGCTCAGCAGGCGATTGAGCAGGCAGAGAAAGATGATATCAGCGTGCTGGCCCGGCTGCATCAGGCGTTGAGCCGTCCCTTTGATGACGCGCCGGAGTTTGCAGATTTAACGCGCCGCCCACCGGACTGGGGCAAAACGCTTGAGGTAAGCTGTTCAAGCTAAAAATGGGTGGGGGGCTTTGCCGGAAGAGCGGGTTGCAGCACAAATTCGCCGTAGATCCGCCCTCCAGGCTCGTGACGCGCGTCCCTGCGCGTCACGGTTCGCTTCTCCGGTCAGCTATTTCTGCCCTAAGCCACGCTATTGCTGGTAGCCTCGCATGGGGATCCACGTAAGACTGAGTTAGCGAGGCGCAACCGCTTGTTGCCGCCAGCTTTCACCCGCTGCCGCGTTAACCTTACCTCGCCCTTAAAACCGTGTCTCAACAGCCTCAGCCAGCAACGCCAATACCTCTTCGCTGTCATCCCATCCCAGACAGGGATCGGTAATTGACTGGCCGTAAACCAGCGGCTTACCGCTCTCAACCTTTTGCGTGCCTTCCTGTAAGAAACTCTCAATCATTACGCCAGCGATCGCCTGCGTGCCTTCCCGGATCTGCTGAGCAACGGAAGCGGCAACGTCTTTCTGGCGGCGATGTTGTTTGAGACAGTTAGCATGGCTGAAATCGACCACCAGACGCTCCGGCAGCTTAAACTCACGCAGGCTGGCAGCGGCAGCGGCAATATCTTCCGCATGATAGTTCGGCTGTTTACCGCCGCGCATAATCACGTGTCCGGACGGGTTGCCGCTGGTCTGGTAAATGGTCATCTGACCATTTTTATCCGGCGATAAGAACATGTGGCTGGCTCGGGCCGCGCGTATCGCATCCACCGCAATCTGAATATTACCATCCGTACCGTTTTTAAAACCTACCGGGCAGGAGAGCGCCGAGGCCATTTCGCGATGGATCTGGCTTTCGGTCGTTCGTGCACCAATCGCACCCCAGCTAATCAAATCGGCAATAAATTGCCCCGTCACCATATCTAAAAATTCAGTCGCCGTCGGCATCCCGAGCGCATTGATATCCAGTAACAGCTTACGAGCGACGTCTAATCCGTGGTTAACACGAAAGCTGCCGTCGAGATCCGGATCGGAAATCAGTCCTTTCCAGCCGATTACCGTACGGGGCTTTTCGAAATAGGTACGCATAACGATTTCAAGGCGCGACTGATGCTGCTCTCGCAGTAGGTTAAGCCTGGATGCATAATCAACGGCGGCAGCAGGATCGTGCAGCGAGCAGGGACCGATCACCACCAGCAGGCGAGGATCGTCACCGGAAAGGATACGGGCAATACGCTTGCGGGAAGCGGTAACATTTGCCACAACAGCGGGCGTGATCGGATGCCGTTTCGCCAGTTCATCAGGCGTAACCAGGCTCTCGATGCGCGCGGTCCGCAGTTCATCTGTTTTGTTCATAGCGATCTCAAAAATTTTGTCTTCGCAGCGGCAGGAGTGCCGGGAAGTGATGGCGATCACAATAGCCTTGACCCGAGGATGATTTCAACCCTAAACGCCCGTCGCACGAGCGTATCGGGAGAAATATCACTTTTTGACGCGATAGGTATTGCCGATCAATACATGCGGCGGTTAAGTCCCATAATATCGAGGATTTTTGTGGCGATTTCTTCAACGGAATAGTTGGTGCTGTTGAGGTAACGAATTTGATGGGTGCGGAAAAGGGCTTCGACTTCACCCACTTCAAGGCGGCACTGGCGCATAGAAGCGTAGCGGGTATTTTCAGCGCGCTCCTGACGAATGGCGGCCAGACGTTCCGGGTCGATGGTCAAACCGAACAGTTTATGTTGAAAAGGTCTCAGGGCTGGGGGCAGTTTCAGGTTGTCCATATCGTCGGCGATAAACGGATAGTTAGCGGCCCGGATGCCAAATTGCATAGCGAGATAAAGGCTGGTTGGCGTTTTCCCGCAGCGTGACACACCCAGCAATATCACCTGGGCATCTTCCAGTCCACGCAGTGAAATGCCGTCATCATGCGCGAGCGTGTAATCGATGGCGGCAATGCGCGCGTCGTATTTGCCAAGATTATTTGCCGTCAGGCCATGCGTCCGGTTCGCTACCGGTGCCGGAGCAAGGCCTAATTCCTGTTGCAGCGGGGCAACCAGCGACTGCACAATATCCTGACAAAATCCGTCGCTTTGCAGGATGATCTCGCGAATTTCAGGCGTGACGATTGAGATAAAAACCAGCGGGCGCACGCCGCTTTTCACATACAGCGCATTGATTTGTGCCTTAACTGCCTGTGCCCGCTGCACATTTTCCACAAAGGGCAGCGTGACGCTGTTGATGCCAACAGGAAACTGTGACAACACCGCATGACCCAGTACCTCGGCGGTGATTGCCGTCCCGTCAGAAATATAAAACACGCTTCTTTCAGTTTCCATTTTCTCATCCTGTAGCGAATTTAACGCAGACTAAAATAATTTACTGCTGTAAAGCAAATCCCGACGGCGACTACACTATAAGATTGATACCTTAAAACAGAATAAAGTAAATCTGTTATTTCCCTTGCGTGCCCCAGAACGGAATAAACATCGAATAATGAAATAACGTTTTCTTTTACTATTCATAAAAACAGGTGTAATCAAGAAAATCATTCTTAATGTTCATCATTATCGAATGAGGGTTAAATTCGACACAGAGACAAGCGTGTCATTTTTTAACTGCATGATAATTAAGTTTTTTATATTTAATTTCATCTCGGGCGTGCAGGGTTTATTGTGCGGAATTTTCTTAAAAGCCATTTTTAAACCCGCTTGAACGATTCAACAGTTTCTTTCTGCATTAAGAATGTGCCAGGCTCAAAAACGTATAACTCTGTCCTCAATCAGTTAGTTAAATCATAAAAGGATTTCTTCAATGTCCAATAAAGACCTGTCGCTCGTGCTCTGGTATAACCAGCTTGGCATGAACGATGTTGATCGGGTGGGAGGCAAAAATGCCTCTCTGGGTGAAATGATTACTAATTTGTCCTCGCTTGGCGTTAGCGTGCCGAACGGTTTTGCGACAACTTCTGAAGCTTTCAATCAGTTTCTCGATCAGAGCGGCGTCAATCAGCGTATTTACGAACTGCTGGATAAAACTGATATTGAAGATGTGGATGAACTGGCAAAAGCAGGTAAGCAGATCCGCCAGTGGATTGTCGAAACCCCTTTCCAGCCCGCGCTGGAACAGGCGATTCGTGAAGCCTATCATCAGCTCTCCGCGGATGATGATGAAGCCTCTTTCGCTGTACGTTCATCGGCAACGGCCGAAGACATGCCGGATGCCTCTTTCGCCGGACAGCAGGAAACCTTCTTAAACGTTCAGGGCTTTGACGCCGTGCTGATTGCGGTAAAACACGTTTACGCCTCGCTGTTTAACGACCGCGCTATTTCTTATCGGGTACATCAGGGATACGATCACCGCGGCGTGGCCTTATCGGCTGGCGTACAGCGAATGGTACGCTCAGATGTAGGCGCTGCTGGCGTAATGTTCAC is a window from the Pantoea sp. CCBC3-3-1 genome containing:
- a CDS encoding pyruvate, water dikinase regulatory protein — encoded protein: METERSVFYISDGTAITAEVLGHAVLSQFPVGINSVTLPFVENVQRAQAVKAQINALYVKSGVRPLVFISIVTPEIREIILQSDGFCQDIVQSLVAPLQQELGLAPAPVANRTHGLTANNLGKYDARIAAIDYTLAHDDGISLRGLEDAQVILLGVSRCGKTPTSLYLAMQFGIRAANYPFIADDMDNLKLPPALRPFQHKLFGLTIDPERLAAIRQERAENTRYASMRQCRLEVGEVEALFRTHQIRYLNSTNYSVEEIATKILDIMGLNRRMY
- a CDS encoding 3-deoxy-7-phosphoheptulonate synthase, producing MNKTDELRTARIESLVTPDELAKRHPITPAVVANVTASRKRIARILSGDDPRLLVVIGPCSLHDPAAAVDYASRLNLLREQHQSRLEIVMRTYFEKPRTVIGWKGLISDPDLDGSFRVNHGLDVARKLLLDINALGMPTATEFLDMVTGQFIADLISWGAIGARTTESQIHREMASALSCPVGFKNGTDGNIQIAVDAIRAARASHMFLSPDKNGQMTIYQTSGNPSGHVIMRGGKQPNYHAEDIAAAAASLREFKLPERLVVDFSHANCLKQHRRQKDVAASVAQQIREGTQAIAGVMIESFLQEGTQKVESGKPLVYGQSITDPCLGWDDSEEVLALLAEAVETRF
- a CDS encoding protein adenylyltransferase SelO encodes the protein MQFNNTWHNELAGFYTALMPTPLKNPRLLYHSPSLAQELGIDESLFSTAAPWSGESLLPGMQPLAQVYSGHQFGVWAGQLGDGRGLLLGEQQLPDGRKMDWHLKGAGLTPYSRMGDGRAVLRSSLREFLASEAMHHLGVPTSRALTVVTSDEPVYRETTERGAMLLRVAESHLRFGHFEHFFYGGQPEKVRELADYAIRHHWPQYQDEQDRYLLWFSDVVKRTARLIAYWQSIGFAHGVMNTDNMSILGITLDYGPYGFLDDYKPDFICNHSDYQGRYSFDNQPVVGLWNLNRLAHALSSLLDATQLKQALSGYETELMRCWGEKMRAKLGLLTPHRDDNDILTGLLSLMTKESSDYTLTFRKLCDTEQQQSRSPLRDEFIDREAFDSWYNVYRQRLLQEARQDEQRQQEMKQVNPAIILRNYLAQQAIEQAEKDDISVLARLHQALSRPFDDAPEFADLTRRPPDWGKTLEVSCSS